Below is a window of Chryseobacterium arthrosphaerae DNA.
ATCTAAAGTAGGATTTCAACAATCCGAAATTTTACAGATCTATTATGGAAACTGGCTTCGGGATGTGTCTCAGGTCTTGGTTCCTTTCACGATCCGTTTTACGAAGGAGGTGAGAGCCGTAGTAGAAAATCATAATGAAAAGACAAAGGGCAGAACCCAGCATATCCAGGCAGGGAATACAGCTAAATTTTCTCATGATGGCTGGGTAGAGATTATAGAGCTGTTTGCAGCCAAAGAATTTGTGTATACCAAAGGAGGAGACAAAATTAAAACCGAAAATTACGTTAAACATCTCGAGCGCTTCAGAGCTACATACGGACAGCTTACCAAAGATATTTTAGGGATCTACCGTCCTGAAGAGCATATTGATAATCCGAGAGGTTTAGAAAGAGAACCTCAGGCTGTATACGATGAGACCCGTGTAAAAAGAGAAGTTCCCGGAGGCTTTGAGGAGATAAGTTTCTACATTGGAGAGAGCGAAGAATGCTTCAGAGTCAACAGCTTTGGACAGAAATATTATATTTACAGAGATGATGAAGATGCCCAGAGAAAAATGGGTGAGAAAACAATGATAAAGGCAGATCCCTTACGCCCGTCATCAGATTCATATATGTCCAATCAGCTAAGGCTTGCCGTAATGAAAGGAAAAAATAGGGATGGATTCAGACATTTTGGAGCCGCTCTGCATGTTTTGGAGGATTATTTTTCACATACTAATTTTGTTGAATTATCATTATGTAAATTAGGCTGGACAAAAAAGGGCTTCGAACACCTTAAAAAAGTGTATCCATGGGTACAGAACCGGCAGGGTACAGATTATTCAAAAATTCCTGTTGTGACAGGTAAATTCTTATTGGATGATACCTGTGCCAGTGTAGTTCCGAAAATGGCAGATATGCTTCTGCCTATAGGCTTTTCTAGTTATGAGGTAGGCAATCCCGGGGAGAGAACTTTTGGACAGCAAACGATTTATACTGTATTGAAAGACCTTGCACAGGGACAGAAAGAAGACCCTACACAGAAAAGTGTACAGTATCTTGGAATGGATTCTGTAGATCTTTTTGAATACTATAAAAAATTATTGGAACTTTCAGACTGGATGACTACACAGAAACAAAGAAAAGATGCTGTTGGCTGGGTTATGAGAAGTTTAGGTTTTGTATCACATTATATGGGAGAAATTTTAATGAATTTTACCAATGTAGTCTTTAATATATTGATAGAATCAGTAGATGATGATATTAAAGAAGCCCAGACGCACGGTACCAATGTAAATTATGGAGAAGACCCTACCCATACCCAGATTGGAAAAGATGCCCATGAGAATCCGTTAAACGGATTGGCTGCTATATTGGCTACAATTGCCGTAAAGGATGTAGGTCAGCGTATGAAAGATATTTGGGAAGGAAGGGTATCAGATCCTAACGGATCCAATTTGGTCTCTTATGTGCAAAATACCTATTCCAGGCATCCCAGAGCTGTAAATTGGATGGATCAAGAGATCGAAAATTGGGTTAATAGAGTATCTAAAGATCCTGCTTTTTTGAATAAATTATATCATCCTACTCCTGTTGCTCACGCTCATGATACAGCAAAAAGAAAAGTAAAAATAGGATTGGATAAAATAGAAGAACTGAAACGACATTTCCTTAAGTAATGAAAAAGTATTTAATAATATTTAGCATATTAATGGTATGCTTATCTTGCACAAAAAGTAAATCCCAACAAAAAGTAATGACAACAGATTTTCAACTGACAGAATGTGAAGCTCTATATAAAAATAAAAAACTTCCTTTTGGTAAGCCTGTAGAAGAATGGATTAATATATTTGGAAATAAATACCGTAATATTCCTGATGATGCTAAATCTTATTATAAACGCTATATCTGGGACGATTTGGGAATTGTTGTAGAAGAAGAGGGACATAATAGCAATAACCCCAAAAAGACCACAAAAATGTATATTTTTTATTCTAATCTTACGAGTCCCGCGGGTCATAAAGGAAAATTAAAGTTTGCATATGAAAGAGAATCAGAAACTTATTTAATAAGTGAATATAAAAAGAACAACCCTAGTGCACTTACAAAAGAGCTGGAACAAGAATTTATCCAGTTGAAATCTATAGGTGGAAAAGAAGGCCCTGATAAGTATATTTATCCCTATACGACTTACAAACAATCTGTAACGATAGATGGAGCAGAAGTACGTGGAGGAATGTTATTGAAAGAGTTGAATAAAAACCGTAAGGAAAAAGACCTTCAGATTTTCACTTTCAGGGATGACAATATGGATGGTGTCAATGAAACAGGAAGTACCAAAGGAGATAATGGAGAATATTGGAATGATAACAGAAAAAATGACTGTGGTAACAAGCAAAATTATTATTTCCTCAACAGTGTTCAGTACAGTGATTCTGAATTGGAATATATTAAAGTAGGTTACAGGGCAAAAGGGGATGATAGCCCATATTTTTAAATTGCATTGTATTATTTGTTTAGATTATATCAGAAATGGTAGAAAATATTTTCATTATCGGAGTTAAAGTATAGGACCATTGAAAAACAGGTAAGGGTTTAAGACAATAATTTGGGTTATAAGCCTAATCGGTCTATGAAAAATAGAATGGGGACAGAAGCTTCTTTTGAAGAAAGAAAAGCTAAGAAATAATAATTACAAAAAATTAAAATAAAGAAAGGAATGACATCCTGATATTATGATGGCAGATGATCGTATAAGTAATATCGGTACCGGCATTTTAGACCCAGAAATGATATTGCATACGCCAATAGGATGAAAAACTCTGAAACAAAAGAATACAGGAAGGTAAAAATAGAAGGAATCCTGAACCTTAAAGAATTTTCCGGGGAATACGAAATGACCCCGGAAGAAGTGGTGGGTTTCCATAATCAATATTGCAGTATTCAGGAATTACTGACGGTATCTCTGCCCAAATATGTTGAATACGTTTATATCCCTTCAGATAAATTTGAAGTAAGAGATAAGAAGCTGCTGAAAACTGCAACATTAAAACTTCCTACTGATCTCAGCGATAAAGTATATGGAGTTATTATTAAATTTTTTCCTAAAAACCTTCAGATCCACTATAAGATAAAAGTAAAAAGAACTCCAGCTTATATTGAACTTGCTAAGGAAAAAACATATGTAAACAATCATGGGATTGATAAAGTTATAGAACAGCTGTTTGAAAAAGCAGAACAGGTTTTATATCCACTGCAGATTTCGGTCAAAAACAATGGCGGACTTGACAGAATTATCAATCATGAACAAATATTCCATCGATGGAAAACAGACTGCCATCCCAAACTGAAAGAATATTACCGGTCTGAGACAACGGATAAGATATTGGCACAAATGGACCAGGCTTACGCAGATCTTAACCTGAAGAAAGACCTCTTTGACAGGAATTTGTTTTATAAGTTATTCTTCCTGCCTGTTTATAAGGGATATCCCCAGTTTCTGAAAAAAGATTTTCTGGAGATTTACTTTTCAGGATTGTCACAGCAGATAGGATATGAAACAGAATTTGCACTGAGCAGGGAATATACAAGAGGAAACAAAATAGCATTAAAAATAACGGGAACGGAAGAAGATAACCCCTTTAATAAAAACAAAGCTAAAGGACAGGTGAACTTCTTATATAAATTTCATAGAGAAACAAGAGAATTATTTTCAGTTACCGGTTATTGTTCAGCTTTTGAAAAAGGAATTGAGTATAAGGTTGATTTTCAGCTGTATGAACAGTAATATGTAAAAACAAAAACACAATATACTATGAGTGAGAAACATTTGGTTTGCCAGGGAGCTACCTGCCAGTGCAAATTTGGAACAACTCCTGATAAGCTTACCGTAAAAACACAAAGTAAACGCTACATCAATGAGAAGGATGGGAGCAAAAAACTGATGGCTACCCATGTAGATATCGGACCTACTTTTGAGAAAAATACTTTCGGATCCTGCAAAAAAATGAATAATAACCCATGCCAGGCAGTCGTTACCCAATGGAGTGGCTATTATGAAAAAATTAAACTGGAGGATAATAACGGAAAAGCCCTTTTAGAAGACAGTAAAGCCACCTGCCCGGTTGGAGGGCCGGATTGTATTACGATCATCAATCATGGACAGACCGCTGAAGCTTCTGCCCAGAATGTGAAGAATGCGGATGATGAGGTTCTGGCTGAATTGTTACCGTTTGTTAACACTAAAAGTAAGGTGAAAAAATATATTCCAATCAACTAATATACTGCCATGGAAAACACAACAAAAACATCGGAAAATAAAGATAAAGCTCCGCTGCATATCTATATAGAAACGAACCCGGGGCAGGTATTTCATAAAGATATTGGATGGCTGGAGCTAAAGAAAGCAGAAAGTTTCAATGTTTATATAAAAGAATATAAAGACAGAAAAGATGTTTTGGATCAGCAGAAAGAAAAAGATTTAAATGCTGCCAGGAAAAATCATACAAAGAAGATCAGTGATATTGAAAAAGAAGAAAAAGAAAGCTATGATTTTATCCTTAAAAATTATAATGACTACAATGCAGGGAAAGTAAAAGCTGAAACTTATGATGCCAATGTGAAAAAACGGGAAGAAGGAATGGCGGCCCGTGAAAAGAAAAGAAAAAAAATTAACAATGATAATAGTGAGGCTGTTAAAAATATCAACAAAAAATATGATGATGATTTAGCCGTTATTACAGCTGATTATGGCTCCGTACGGTGGGTACAGCAGCTCATAGGAGACCGGAGACCGGAGCTTACTGCAGAAAGCTTCAATGAATCGGTTACGATGGGAACTGCTGCTATGAAATTTACCTTTGAAGAATTTTTAGAAGGCGGAGGGGCAGTATATCTGGAACCGTTTTGGAGTGGTACAAAACCTCAGGGTAAATACCCGCATGGTGTCATTATCAATGCGAAAGGTGAGAGTCCTGATGTAATGTTGGCACAATGGGAGGATGCAGACAATAATGTGATTAGCAAAACATTGAAATTCGGATCATCGGTATATCTGAATGTTTATACCAGTGCATTATATGGAAATAATATAAAAGTACAGTTAAAAGATAAAGACAAGATTATAAGGTTAATTACGCTGGGGCTTACCAACGCAGATGATGACCTTTATGCTGTAGAATATCTTAATAATAATGCAGAAGAAAGAACCAATGAAGATATCTCAAAACAGGGAACTTACTTTGAAAGAGCTGTTTCTGTGCATGACGCAAAAAAGGCACCATCCACTGCAAAAAAAGGCCTTCTTATAGAGGAGGATGGCAACAAATACGACGGTGTTCCTGCAACAAAAATTAATATACAGAAGTCTAAGTTCGTTGTATTTATAGATCCGCTATGGCAGACTATGGGAGGGGAATCTTTGGAAATCTATCCTGTGGTATATCATAATAAAATCCCTGGGGGGAAGAAAGTCCTTCAGGAATGCCTTCTGAAAATCGATAAAAATGCAACTGACGAAATAAAAGTAGATTCTTCCAATTCAAACCAGGTGGTTGTTCTCAGCCAGGTGGAAACTGATATTGCTTTTTTTCATCCCTGTCAATACTCTGAAATTACAGGTGATTATAATAAGAAGAAGTCAACTTTATTTCAGCGGATAAAGGATAAATATAAAAATGATATTTATTACAGAATTGTAGCAAGCGAAGAAGAAAAACCTGTTGTCATTACTATAACCGATTTAAAAACAGATGACTGTGCATATGAAGAAAAGCCGGAACTATGGCATGAAAAAAAGGCAATAACTGTAAAAAACAATCCATCCCTTTATAAAGGATTAAATATTGGAAGAAATGATATAAGTTTCTTAGCCTCATATCCTAAGCCTACCCATGCACAAGCACTTGATATGATGAATTTAAGTGGAGTAAGAAAACTGATTTATCCTATCAGTCTGAACTCATGTGCGATCTCCAAACCGTTAAATGTAGAAGTTTTTCCTGCAATATATTATGAAGTCGGCTTTAAACTGGCAGCAGAAAACCCCTTCTTTACCGGACAGACAAAATCTTACACCCAAAGAAAATATTTGGGAAAAGGTGGTTTTTTTAATAAAAAAACAAACAAAAAAATTAGAAAGGAACAGAGACAGGCTCGTGAAGAAAACTATAAAAATGATAAGCAGGAAGTAAGTGAGGGAAGGCTAAGTTATAGTCAGTTTGAAGTCGCTTTGGAATGGGGATATAATGATTTTAAACAGGAAGCCATTACATTTTCTGGTGAACATCCGGTTTTTAATATTATTGATAGCGCAATGTGGGTCATCAATAAGATAAGTTTATTAAGTTTTAACAAGGAAGCAGATGAAGCCATAGCTGAAAATAAAAATAAACGGCCGGACCAGGTAAAGAAGAGAAATAAAAAACGAAATGCTTATCTTGCCGGGAAAAATAAGACACTCAGTAAAATACCATTTAAAATAGAAATAGGACAACCTGCTTTTGCAGGAGCTGTTAAATGGAGTTATGTTGCCAGTGAAAAAGAAGGTGGCGAAGTAGGCACCCTTTATGAGGTGAAATTCAAAGCTGATCCTTTGATAGAAGTAAAAGGAAGTCTTGATCTTCTTTTTGTAGCTACTAAAATTCCATATGTAGGACAGGCAATAAAGGGGATTACTGCGGTAGCAGATACGGTGGGTTCTGCAGATGATTTTTGGAATAAAGTAGTTGATTTTTTTGGAGGCGGAAATGATTATAAGATTCAACTGGATATAGATTATTATTTGGATCTGTTTGTTTCCGGAGCATTTAAGATAGAAGCTACGGCAACGAAATATCACACAGTAGATGGCTTTAAAGAAAATGATATTAGCCCGTCTGTAGAAATAAAATTCGGGATTGAATGTGGAGGAAGTTTAACCGCTAAATTTGGAAATGTCTATTCTTTGGAGGCAGAATTTCAAGGAAGTGCTTATGCCGTTTTAAATATTGCTAAAAATGCGGAGACAAATTCATTGGAATGTAAATATCAGGGATTATATGCAACAATTAAAACAAGTGTGAAGACTGATAGTGATAACCTTAATAGTAACGTAGAAGACAATGATGCGGAGCCATCTGAAAACAAATACCTTTTGCATGACGGCTTTTCGTATGAATTTAAACTTGATTAATATGAAAAAATTAATAGTTATATGCATTTTAACCATGGTGAATGCAGGATGTAAAGATTATAAAAACAACAATGAGAAAATTAAGGAAGAGATGACAAATCAAGTAGCCAAAGAAAAACAAATCACATATACTATTGCAGCAACTGCAGCCATCCCGGTAGTTATCTATTTTAATGATATAAAAGTATCAGAAGAAAATACACCCCTCAATACATCCATAGATCTGAATGGTTACGCATTGAAGAATGGAAAATATAAGATCAAAATTCAGATTTTCCCTGTATTCAGACGTGGTGATACTATGGTAAACCCTGAAGATATTAAATCCTGCCAGTTTAGTTTCGGAAGCTTTATCCGAAATAGAGATACCGGAGATATTCTGGATCCTAAAACCTATAACAGGTTATCCATCAAAGTACCTGATGCACCTGTACCTTACTTTGAGCAGGAATGGGAAGTGGAGGTGAAAGAACTTCCATATGATCTTGAAGGATGGAGTAAAGGACAGGATTTGTCTAAAATGGACAAAAAAGAACTTGAAAAGAAAGTCGTAGATTTTCATGAAAAAGTCAGAGAGGTTCTAAATCAAGGGAATGGAGATAAATGGGCTGCCTTAACAAAAACAAGGGCGAAGGAAACCGCATCATTTTATTACAGTAGCAATGAACAATATGAAAAGTCAGTTAATGAAAATAAATTAAGTGTTGAAAAATACTGTACCAATAATATGGTTCCTTTGGAGGATTATGAATTGAAATTGTATGCTCAGGGAAAGCTGGTTACATTAGAAAGAAAGAATCATACTATGGAGTTCAACAATAAATCTCCACTTGATATAAAAGGCTGGGGAGCATTAATTAGAAAAGGACAGAAGTCCGGAGCAGCTGATTACCGTATATTATTATATCTTC
It encodes the following:
- a CDS encoding DUF7738 domain-containing protein; the encoded protein is MTTDFQLTECEALYKNKKLPFGKPVEEWINIFGNKYRNIPDDAKSYYKRYIWDDLGIVVEEEGHNSNNPKKTTKMYIFYSNLTSPAGHKGKLKFAYERESETYLISEYKKNNPSALTKELEQEFIQLKSIGGKEGPDKYIYPYTTYKQSVTIDGAEVRGGMLLKELNKNRKEKDLQIFTFRDDNMDGVNETGSTKGDNGEYWNDNRKNDCGNKQNYYFLNSVQYSDSELEYIKVGYRAKGDDSPYF
- a CDS encoding HET-C-related protein; protein product: MSRTRIVKGKLTKVTHEDHFIFSRGSIVNNGATKVIQKGDEKGVVYGTPDFPDLVYEPTEYKLKSPLAHEQLKNTAKELSEMTFILLMLQIFGEEIEVEAIGKLYKDLCDDKLEPPEIIVTKDPIKNYKANYTNKRKKILVSKGFVEEAVKDNEVKAQLMVALLEEYGHHIDNLLRTDYATNGKEDKDRIDEGAKFAYYFLTVDLAKTPQLEFAEAEIPEYKGKLILDLEKESQDLSQYANQDQWYDDDPNEDDIENFGFGFAHGTHGGIEMDALSKVGFQQSEILQIYYGNWLRDVSQVLVPFTIRFTKEVRAVVENHNEKTKGRTQHIQAGNTAKFSHDGWVEIIELFAAKEFVYTKGGDKIKTENYVKHLERFRATYGQLTKDILGIYRPEEHIDNPRGLEREPQAVYDETRVKREVPGGFEEISFYIGESEECFRVNSFGQKYYIYRDDEDAQRKMGEKTMIKADPLRPSSDSYMSNQLRLAVMKGKNRDGFRHFGAALHVLEDYFSHTNFVELSLCKLGWTKKGFEHLKKVYPWVQNRQGTDYSKIPVVTGKFLLDDTCASVVPKMADMLLPIGFSSYEVGNPGERTFGQQTIYTVLKDLAQGQKEDPTQKSVQYLGMDSVDLFEYYKKLLELSDWMTTQKQRKDAVGWVMRSLGFVSHYMGEILMNFTNVVFNILIESVDDDIKEAQTHGTNVNYGEDPTHTQIGKDAHENPLNGLAAILATIAVKDVGQRMKDIWEGRVSDPNGSNLVSYVQNTYSRHPRAVNWMDQEIENWVNRVSKDPAFLNKLYHPTPVAHAHDTAKRKVKIGLDKIEELKRHFLK
- a CDS encoding DUF4280 domain-containing protein, producing the protein MSEKHLVCQGATCQCKFGTTPDKLTVKTQSKRYINEKDGSKKLMATHVDIGPTFEKNTFGSCKKMNNNPCQAVVTQWSGYYEKIKLEDNNGKALLEDSKATCPVGGPDCITIINHGQTAEASAQNVKNADDEVLAELLPFVNTKSKVKKYIPIN